The following nucleotide sequence is from Ornithodoros turicata isolate Travis chromosome 2, ASM3712646v1, whole genome shotgun sequence.
ATATTtccctggccgtataacccacctgctaaaacggcatctattttgctctgccaccttttaagaaaaattctgtaacgaataaaaaacacCTGTATAATCCTACACAAGAAAATAATAAACACAAGACTAACTGCTTCAGGGTTATAAAAAAACTACAGGCCTTGTTGTCATTTCTACAAAAACAGGTAGTCAAAAATAATTCATTTAACAAGAACACTATAGGTCATACTCCGAAAGTAGCAACATCATTTTTGCTTTGCATTCTGCCGCGGTTGGCTTCGACAGCCTGTCCAAGGTCATCCCTACAGATAGGGCGAATGCCTCATTCTCCGACATCCTTTTGTCTAGGTGTTTCAGCAGGTCTTGTTCAAAAGTGTCCGATTTTTTTCGCTTGTTCACTCTGTTTTCTGGCAGCTGACCTGACTGGACAAGTGTCTGTTCGCCTCTGTCCGTTGCCATCGTGACGGTTGGTATAAGGGAATCCCCCTGGGTAGACGTTGTGCAGGATGATGTTGATGATCTCGACACCATAGACTCGAAAATGCTTTCTGCAGTGCCGCTGGAATCGTCGTTTCCAGGATTCTCTTCGAGTGTAGATGAGCCATGCAGATTGCATGTTGTCCTCCAGAAAAACAAACAATTTGTCATGTAGCTGCAATGTCAATGAATCACGACGATACTCTTGTCTGTGTCCTGTGTAGCAAGCATTGTGTATACGTAATGGCTGGTGTGCATTCAAGGAAACAAAAATATCACTTGGAAGTAGTGGTCTGGTCATGTTTGCAAACGATTTGTACCCAGAAAGTGGCAACAGCAAAATGCATACTAGACGCGTGAACGTAGTCGACAGAAGCGTCATTGGAAACTCGTCACGGAACGCTATACGGAACATACCTGCACTCAGCACCTCAACAGACGAAACTACTTACTTTCTCGGACGTCCACAGTCTTTATAAAAGGCCATAGCCTCGAAAAATTCCCAGGCACGCCTGGAAACAAACGCATTTCCACTTCGTTTCATCACCTCCATTGCCTTGATCTCTCTGGAGTACCGATCTCTTAGGTGCTTCCACAGCTTATGACATTCTTCAACTAAACAGAGGGAAAGACAAAAGACAGGACAAGATGTGATTAATAGTGCCGCGAGAGACAAACGCCACTCGAAAGAACGCACAAGGTGGTCCGAACAACTTACCTGTGGCGAGGCCACATTGTTGTCTTATTATTTCCCAGGcgtttctctttctttgtgaATCCCTATAGTCCATCCTCTTCGTGTCAAACACACATGAATGTTGTCGTACACCCTCCAGTAGACGCTCTACCACAATATCTGATGGCCCAAGCCGCTCAACTGTCACTTCCGTGCCCGAACTGTAGTCCGCCATTTTGATAAAGCGCGGTGCATTCTGGTCTGACTGCTCGAGCGCGGCCGGTGAAAAACAGGAGATGCTGTATTCTGAGCGGGCGACGTTCTAGCGCTTGAATTCCGCCGGCCGCGCTAGTGGCTGAACTATAAAAGGTGTGATTTTCCCTGGCGTAACGCAACTGTGCTGCGCGCGGACGCACAGCACAGTTACGTCggactatatctgcgccttaagtgctaacccgtgaatatgaacttaatcagatgacataatttgcagcTACATGTAAAGAGGTAATGTGTCATCTGGGCTGTGATTGTGCcaagtgtggtgttccggtactaatcctctgctataacaggctaggaaatttcaagggggaaaaaagtacaggccaacggagattatatatttctgggcattccatgctgctttttgaaatacaacatgtctaaaaaaagaatatgaagaaagtaaaaaaggatgaaacacaatgtaagccatcatttttatacgactgtgatctgcagcaatgtaatccatgtgaccaattaaaacaaaacgtaaaatgtcaaaaatgaaagcatgtgtgtctttcacaGTGTTcattcagagtgttcatcatgtaatgcgatctcacattgtgatataaaatgattattaattgccagtgaaggaaacaatataaaaaaagcatagaaccctgcattgggagaactgaaacgacaattgaccaagtcattgtgctgccggttgcagtgtcataatgtgtggaTGTctgtgcattccattcgttttacatagtCATAGAcgtgttgatactttttcaacgtTCCAAGCttctcaacaataaatttgcttcaacaaatatgctctttaacagcacaaaaatcctttttggtaaaatgtcagactgggactcatagtactgcatcccactaaaaccATTGATgggcatttttgatactcttttgtgactttttgtctGGAGCCAAAGTTTGTGTACTtaagtacttgatgggaaagtacttgGAAAAcagtactttaagtacggtacaaTGTACAcggtttaaaatgtacttaaagtaaagtacaagtacacagaaatgtacaaagtattacttgagtacttggtataCATCAagtaataatgataataataataatttatttatttccacatagCATAACATGTGGCGGGAACTGTGAAAAAAAGTCACCTTGGTGACTTGACGAGCTCACAGCTCCCGTGTACTGCCCGTGTGTGCACTGCCGTGCCACAGCTCCCGTGTACTGCCCGTGCACCCGTGTGTcccaagtactgcccatcattGCCCTATCACATGCCATGACTTCTAGTACTTCTAGTATCTATGCCGTGACTTCTGTCTGCATGCCTTTTATGACATGAGAACAACATTGTGAAGGTATCTTCAAGTTTGGAGACAAGCTTGAAGAGTGTTTCTGAACAGTAGCGTAGGCCCCCCTGTTGAATTCGTTCATGTACGACGACAGATGGTCTGCGCTCGGTTCGTTTTTGCACGCTGCTTTTTCTTCACAGGGGAGTCAGACGTCTGCTAAAGGTTCACCATTCCACAGAAACAGTGCACAACCGacgataaagtaaaataaaacaCTTCAAAGACGCGACAGCGTCGCTATCCCACCCTCTGAAACGTGACGGACGAAAGAACTCCGCCCAGGGACTAGCCAGAGCGCCCAGAAATTAGCATACATCCGTGGAGCAGCGCGCCTGGTGGCCGTCTTCCGCAAGAGTCCCGCTCCGTCGGGTAGGAGGCTGTGGgcgctcctcacaccagacaatattcatctagccaccatacatagagatcagtggtccacACAAGTAACGCTCCTGAGATCCCCCATGTGACGAATGACAAATGACTGCTCGCGCGTCCATGGGGGTATAGGCCTGTTTGGCTGGAGTTTGTCGGGGCGAGAGCAGCGCCGTGTTTCTCCCCTGGCGGTGGGCGTCCAAACCTCTCTCGAGCACATTGGCGGGTCGGTGTCGTCTACGGCTGTTCGTGCATGTGCAAACGCGCTGGCCTATGTCGAAAGCTCAGAAATCAGAGCATAGGCCCGGATCGGCTTACTGATGTGTCGTAAACTGTAGCAACAGTGTGAAGAATACGGTAGGACTGAGCCCTCCAGTGACATTCCATTCCTTTCCTGGCAAATGGTACGAGAAGGACAGGAGGCAAGCGTGGATAGTCGCGGTTCGTCGTGTAAAGTAAGTACGGCTGCGAAAGCAGACATCACTGCTTTGACAACTGTGAACAACTTGCCAATTTTCCTTATTTGTTTTCAAGTCCGGGCGGTGCCCCATGGCAATCAACCAAGGTGATCGTCAGTTGCAGTCGCCACTTCGCTGGAAATCATGTGAACAACGTCCAGTCGAGCCCCTCGTACACGCCAACTATCTTTCCTGAAGTGTACAGGAAGAAAACACCAGATGCTACGAGAAACTTAAGGTAACAGGCAGCGCTCGTTTTGATATAAGTCTcaaatttttttgtttcctttagCGACCACCACTACAATGTTTTGATATATGTAAATACCATACGTACTACATTGATGAGTGGCACGATCGAGTTGCTGTTCGTGACTTTTTTGTGCAACTTAAAATATTGTAAGTTCAACGCAGGTGGCAAAAGCGCCAGGCGATGAAAGAAAACATGACGGTGGAGAACAAAGTGACAGATAGTGTATCTTGTGTTAGAAGCAGTTGTGCCTCGGGAATGGCAGATGATGTTACTGAACAGCCCATGCCTGAAGACGATTTTGAACTTGCTCTCCTTGCTGGCCTTGCAGCTGGGGCTTCAAAGCTACCAACACATGCTGATGCAGTGCGTAAATGCAGGGCCAACTAGCTCTGGCAAGGACGACtaatgcattttttttaattgaaggcAACACAGACAGAAGTGTTGAAAGAAACAGAGACGCCTGTAGTCCTGCAGCTGTTTCTCTCGATATGTGACGGTCGGCGTGGTGAAACCCAGGTTGAGCACGCTGATGAGCATACTGCCAGATCTTCAAGCACACATACTTCAGAAAGCCACGACCGTTGTGATACTGAGGAAAATGATCCTTGTGGAGCTGAACAGGTTTGTGACACAGAGTGAATTTACGCCTGCAGGTCGTGCCTCGGCTCTCTGCTAAGGACCAGGCCCTGAGATGTGCTTCTATCTGACCTGTGTAATTACTGCTATACGAAAATGttcatctttttcttctttaagGTGACACCAGTTGGATCATGGAAAAGGAAGTGCGGCTTTGAAGGCTTTCGAACGCTCAGCAGTTCAGAGAAGGCCCTGCAGGATCTCTGCGGTGTCACCATGACAGTGTTTTCCATTCTTCTGTACCTCCTTCCCGAACAACGCCAGAGGGCCTCTGATGTCTCTCGCGAAGACAGACTGGCTATACTCCTCATGAAACTGAAGCTTGGAGTAAGCTTAACGGCAATAGCAGCACTCTTTGGTGTGACTAAATCGACAGCATGCCGTGTCTTCCACACAACACTGGACCAGCTCAGCGCAGTGACCAGAGAGTGGATCTTCGTGCCACCACGTGAGACAATCAAAGAGACACTGCCACCATGCTTTCAACGCCACTATCCAGACTGTACATTTATAATTGATTGTACACTAACCTATAAAATATAGTACAAGGAAAATCTGCCACTTACTAGTACGTGCATGTCGTACGCCACGCTGTCTTTCACCTGCGACACGCATTTGCCCTGAACCGCCAACCTATCCGATGATATCTCCTGTTCAACTCCGTAAACATGGGATCGAAGACGCGTTCCCTTCGTCAGGTTAGCTTCGGAAAAGAAATTCTCTAAGTTCCTAACTTTCCTGAACGCGCAATATAGCTtcaaccaggtcccccaaactcagctcggaaaagcgtgcaacgaagaaggccgccactagataccccactgttgccgttccggatcacttcagcgcgctaagtttagcgtttagcggcaaaatgtttttgttgtttctgcgaatgaatctagtctttatatgtccaaataaaacgcgtataacaactttctgtgtcgtgtttcactttttggtcacgtttttaaacgtgttgagcgatcggaaggatctagtgcacggctgcgtgcatcacatagcgtacctgtcgtaccaggcgccgcaggcgcagtcgtctatttctccttcggtgacttggcctggcttggattgtgcttcaactggatctttagcgcgctacaatccaacgcaagccaacgtctggtaacaatggggtatctaacgGCGGCCTCCGgtattgcacgcatcgggataggaacaaatgcATGTGAAACTGGCGACTTTGGGGGACCTGGCTTCAACATCGCGCCGGCCGTGCAGCTGACAAGTGGGCGGTGCAGGCGCCTGCACTCCGTGCGCGAGAAGATTTACGTAGCTACCACAGGCGACGCTGACATGCAACAAACGGAGGCGCCCCCTGGGCAGCCGAACAGGCCTATTGGGGTGAAGGAAACATGCAGGCAAAAGACATGCCGTGAGGGGAAGCTGGCTTGCTCGTGATGCCGGTGGCAGCtgataaggaaaaaaaaacacaagaaaagaaaacgaaaactacAAAGTGTGTGGAAGTTATTTCGAAGGCTTTGTAGTACATACTCCTGTACATCTATGTTACAGCAATGGCTGTGCCGATTCACGCGTAAAGTACGCCAGTTCCTGCCATAAGGTCAAAACCGTTGGAAGTAGTGCCCTGGCCGTGCCACGTTTGTTAGTCCTGTTCTCTCCACGCTTCACTGTTATCATTAACACATTATTCACTTTTAGAAGGATAACTGGGACTCCATAAGGCATAAAGCTTTTATTACAACGGAGGTTGGTTTATATTGCACAACTAAAGAATGTGAACACGCTATGTATATGACTAGGGCACACGCGGGCTACATGACAAGATAGTAATATTTTTGCCTTCTGCAGGTCTCTTCACTGCAACACACGCTGCAAATATTTGCATATCACCTATGGCTAAGGATAATTCCACACCTTTACACACATACACTTTAAAGTTCTCTGAGTACTCTGCACCCAAAATGCAACAATAAATTGCAGTTACTAAAAACACACACCAGTGATTACTATATGCCAACACTTTTAGAAACTTCAGTCAGTTCAAAACACATTCATGAAGCTCAGATGGCGCTGTCTGTTGGGTTTCCCTGGTCTGTGGGGTTCTCCGCACGTTTAGCATGTCGCTGAACTCTCTCGTTTGCGTGGCCAAGCCACGACATCATAATTTCTTCCACTCCTGAGTTGGTGGTACGGTTTGCACGAGGATTCTTCAGCACACACTCTGAAATTCAGTGGAGATTACATGAATTACTGTGTGTACATACAAGGATAACTGaaagaacaggagacagaaagagCGCAGTGCTAAAAACGGCAGAGTGATACTGTGAGGAAAGGAATGAATGCAACAGCTCTTTTGTCCGCTGAAGGCTTGAGAGGAAACAAAGTTTAAATCCGGGCGGGTTGGTGTTCCATTTTAAAAACTATCCACTGTGATTTAGATTATTACATCTCCTATCATCTTTGACGCATCAAATACACCGTATCTCTGTCGAGCAATTGAGCAACGTGTACGGGATTCGCTTAATGCCTCTCTCACTACATAAACGTCTCACTACATGcactataaaaaaaaatgcagaacaGCTTGTAGTTCGGACGCATTTCCTACTCAAGCTTGCAGGGATTAAGAACTCAAAGGCATTCCGTGCACCTTCTGTTTATAACTTATTCTGCCCTCGGCTTTACGTCTTTGTCCCACAGACTCTGTCGGCATCACAAGCCTCAAGTCTGTGACCGAGATAGCCACAGATTCATAATCACAAAACTCGAACATATAATGGTTTCATTTTTTGGTTGACTTTGCCTTTCCACTGCAAATTTGCATGCAATGAGTGCAGGCTTGGAATTCAGATCAACTGATGCCGCTTGCGTTGTCCCCGTCGTAGGAACGTGTGTGTGAGAGGAAACATGTGAGAGTGAAAGtgaaatgagagagagagagagagagagagagcagctGTGGTTTattccttcagatgacgcacccttggatgTCGCTGGGGAGTTGTGTTAGCTTAGATAAATTGGTAGAGTCCAGGACCGGTGACccagaagatgtaggttcgaatcctacagctcgctaaccttttcagtgactcctTTCTTTCGGTCTTTTAATTCACACAAGATGGAGGATTTTCAAGGGCTGTCATAAATCGTAGGGTTTCCTGACATTGAAAATTGTATTTTGAAATTACTTTATGTTCAAGGGTTCCAAAGACAAGTGGGAACCATGAGCTGTGGCCAAGCATGTAAACTACGCATGAATCCGCCCCAGTGGACGGGAtgggagcaaaaaaaaattcaaataaCCCTACTACGTACTGATGAGTAGCTTGCACACATTGAGAGCGCTAAAGCTCATTTTTACTTTTCGGCCCTTGTAAATGAATTTCTCAGCTAAGCTGTTGGTGATAGGATGGCGGAGGATTCGTTTAGTTGTGTCTCTTTCGTCCGTCCCACCGTATCTCCAAAACTGGTTCTCCTGAAATAAgcagaggggggagggggggaggtgtgtttcttactgctcttggtctgagacacACAGTAGGGtcatcgaaagtcaaatttgagagtgccacagaattccgcatctCTGCCTCTTTCGCAATAAATGCTCAATGTAACATAGACGGTCAGTTTTGGAAGGTGCGAAATCttgcaatcttgcacaggacGGCCCATTGTTTTTGAGAAACGCCATTCAGTCACTGTTTGGCACGTACTTTTTTGTTCGTGATGCGACCACCTCAGAATATCCAAATTTTGATGTACCCAGGATATTCTCTTTGGGACGTACAGAGGATATACAGAATTGGATATCCCcaacaactaaaatattttgaggagacagactggacgtccatgtgacgtccatggaacatagccacagttgtgacatctgcgacataGTTTGGATCACATCATGAATATCCATGGGACGTACAGAGGATATATCGACGTCTTGGACGTCTGCGACACATTTTGGACGTCTCCAGGATATTCGCGGTTTACTGGGCATCAACTGCGTGCCTAACTGTGTATAGTCGCATAGAAGTGACTACATGTGACATATTTTACATGAAACTACACGGATAGTTTCAGGCTTTGATTGCAGGGTTGACCTAATTGCTTCCAGACTGCAGATCTATGTATTTGGTCAAGCCAAGCAAAATTTCGAATTTTACTGAATCAGCAGGGTTTGAACTAATGAGTACAAGAGCACGTCTTTTATTCGAAACGTTGTAAGCATCTCACATAATGCACAGACAGAGCGGATGGGGTAGCAAAGCCGTGTGCGTGTGCAGGTGCGTGTGCACATGGGACGGTTCAATGTATGATATGGCACATGCATTTATGGATAGAAGTTTACAGTATTCTGGTAAAAGAAGTAAACAAAATATGTTACTGATGTGCCTTACCACCTTGGTCACAGGCTCCATATGTGCATTGTTCTGCATGAATATATAATGAGTAACATGACTGCTTTGTTTCATACAACAatttttatacagggtgtcccacaaaacatgtcattgaattataattaaaaaaaactacaccacctagaatcacgcggtcaacgggtatttgttcttactacgtttttgccatctcctaatgtgaatgtcatgtaaagTGAGTTTAAATATGTAATTTTtggcgaactgaactcggaaagttgccaagtaaaagtcacttttttaccccaccaatgtgaagagcgtgccggatttactcaaattaatgataattcacAGGGATATTGAAGTGCTATCCCATCGGataaaaatagccgaacatcatgctgtaCGGAGTTTCCAGAgaatagcgcgcgacgaatttttcggcgcaatcgttgtcagtccgacgaaaggaacccagcccacaccagcatcgtagaaagagataacacaagGAAAGGGTTATCGCGCCCGACTTAGGCTGGGAccatgccttccctctcccaatttcaggaactgtcactttttctactatcactctgttgGCTGGGTTCGCAACGtcctttcatcggactgacggctattgcgctcaaaaagtcttCGCGCGTCATGCTTGGgtgctccggctattttttctgatgagatagctcctgaatttcactgtcaattatcatgaatttgagtaaattcgacacgctcttcacattggttggTTAAAAAAGTGTCATTTACTTGCCAAGTTTCcgacttatacccctgtcagacggcatgctcgaaggacttcggggaattgtGATTTGCAAAAAATGGCctctgacagccgtgtcagacggcagctcaaaggacctttctaagaaatgaccatcaacgtgaaaggaggcccccaacgacatttgaggagcagaaaggagcaatctcgacaacagtgttatgccattgtaccctcgctaccttcgcagctgaatgtaggaaaaccaaTAAAATgtggataatggagtgaaactgcgtaaacgtatttagatcctatttagagaagtgcatatggcttctgcatcttgatttgtggcgcacagaccaacttcaaatttccacagcagacagggaaaacgaaaccgaaaaagggggccggtgagggcagtcagttgaggagcactcctttcccgcctgtctggcaggcgcccccgaacaaaggtcatttgagaggccgaaggccatttctcgcaattgacatttgaaatgctgtctgactagggtattaggcTCGTAGAAGAAGCTTCATATTGGTGCTttaaaaaagtgacttttacttggcaaattttcgagttcagtgcgcaaaaatttacataattgaaCTTACGTTACAGgtcattcacatcaggaggtggcaaaacctagtaagaacaaatgctgttgacagCATGATTCTGGGTGGcgtcttattattattattattattattttatgcCATGATACGTTTCCTGGGACATGATGATC
It contains:
- the LOC135383504 gene encoding transcription factor Adf-1-like; this translates as MADYSSGTEVTVERLGPSDIVVERLLEGVRQHSCVFDTKRMDYRDSQRKRNAWEIIRQQCGLATVEECHKLWKHLRDRYSREIKAMEVMKRSGNAFVSRRAWEFFEAMAFYKDCGRPRKTTCNLHGSSTLEENPGNDDSSGTAESIFESMVSRSSTSSCTTSTQGDSLIPTVTMATDRGEQTLVQSGQLPENRVNKRKKSDTFEQDLLKHLDKRMSENEAFALSVGMTLDRLSKPTAAECKAKMMLLLSEYDL